A region of the Electrophorus electricus isolate fEleEle1 chromosome 7, fEleEle1.pri, whole genome shotgun sequence genome:
TGACTGGCCCTGAACCGGAGGTGCCAAACACAGCGGCTGTCAGATGGCTGCTGTTCGTGGGGTTGAGATGAAGGTAAttccacacagacaaacaccctTTGGGCAATTCATGGACCATCATTGACTGCCAGTGTCATCATACAGCACAGCAGCACCTCCTCACTTGAAATGCAtgaggggtggggttggggatgaggaggaggatgatttCGAAGCTCTTCCTCAAGAGACTGAGGGTGTGCCTCAGAGGAGGCTGCCAATACGGTCGCAGCTCTGCCTCGGATTCTCGGAAagccacaaacagcagcagatgCACTTTAGACAGGAGGGGAATTTCACTAAGTCATGGCCTGCTTGAAAGTCCCCTGGCACTGAAGGAACACCACAGCCTCCGATCACACACATTAAACCTTCAGCTGAAGCGGCGAGAACAAGAGGGCCCGAGGCTGCTTCATCATACCAGGTGTACAATGAGAGAGGAAGACGACCCTCACACAAGAAATACAAAAGCGCAGCTCCTGAACGGTTGGCGCACAGCAGGACCACGTCGAGGACGTTTTTTCTTCTACATTCAGTTAAGGTCTCCTCAGACAGCTCCAAAGACACTGGCGCTCTGCTGGGTCACGGCGGCTTGTACAGGGACACTCCACCCTTGTGGTTTAGCCCAGAACACTGCAGATGATTAAGGGCCCAACAACTATGCCAACCACGATGAGGACATGGCAAGTCAGCTGATATTTGGAGTGGAACTGGAGTTCATAAGTAATGAAGTTCCAGGGCATAATGTGAATGGGATTTCAAGTTACAGGCTATACTGACCATTAAAGAATAGTTATAGATCTTTATAGGCTACACTGTGCCAGTGAGACTGCAGCTCAACACTTCATGCTTATGAAAGCCAAAACATAAATTCAGCCAAAAATATCATAACTAAATGTCGAGTATAATAATGCTATGATTGGGTACTCGTGTCCTTCATTTCAAGAAAagcaaccacaaaaaaaatcctaattAGAACTTCAGAGTCATTTTCAAAATATGGAATAAAATGAATGCTACCATCAAAGGCATCAAGACCAGCTTGACTTTGGAGgaagacaaagtgagagagtcTCGAATGTCAATGGCCTTTCTGGAAGATGTTGGACAAagcaagaggagaaaaaaaaaaaaaaaagtcaccaacAACCTGGTCACCCCTGTAGATGAGAAATCGCTTAAGAAAACTCTTAAGTACAACAACACTGATACCTAACCAAAACAGCAAAGTCAAAATTGGGTGGAAGCATGATCCAGAGTCGACACATTCGTGCCTCGGCGACTGTAAAACGGAGCTGCCAGTGAAAGCTAGTTACTAGTAATGGAAATGTATTTCATTAAGTAAAGGATTcgctgtatgaagactgtagACAGATCTAACAGCATGTGGTACATTATCTACTTAATCCAAACTCCCATATGTGACATCATGGTCCTGTAAGAGTGTGGGCCCTCCCCCTTTCTTTTAGCGATTGACAGGGGAATCTATATTGCACAAAGTGTGTACGGGTCGTCAAAGACTGTCTGCTCTTCGATTCCTCTTGCAAACAGCTTGATCAACTGGCAGTGCACTctagaaagacagagagcagagaactgTCAGATCATATGGTGGGCATcagtacattacatttaagTACACTGATAAGTGAATAAACGAGAAGAagaaaatttttttaaatgagaaatgcTAGAGACGGCTGTAGTGCGCATCACTGGAGGGGACCAAGTTGGCCTTGTGGTGTCCACAAAAAGTTATTTACAACCCTGAAATCATTCTGGCAACAAGAAATTGTTAATGAAAGGAATGAAGTTGTTCAGACTGCTGAAAGGATACTGAATATTGAAGTCAAACTGGCTCTGCACTGCTGAATCACCGTTAGTCAATTGAGAACATGCCAACTAAAAATGTAGATATAAACTACCTGTAGTGGTCTTCCATTCACACTGTGTATGCATAGTTCTTTAAAAGCCCAATTTCATATGCTCAACAAAGAATAATTTATTAGGCTGGTTTTAACTACAGGCAAATGTCTGACATTGTTTCTCTTGCAAGTGGGGAGTTCTGCATAATTGATCTGGGATTGCTGCAGCTCTGTGGCCAAGATAAATTACAGCCTATATGGAGCTTGTTTTCAATTCATATCACACTAACCAGATCTGAAATCTCTTCAGCAGAGCGAGGAGGTAAAACAAGCTGCCGCAGAAAAGTGAAAGATTTCCTATGAACATATTTTGGAGTCGCCAGAGCACTTATTGGCAATTCGTGGGAATAGTCCGGCAGGGTCGGGCACAGCAAACCTTGCATGTAGACACTCCACGTTGTGGGTGAGGATTTAGAGTTTAATTTGCTGTAATGCCACTGGATGTTCCTGAGGTGTTCCTAGCACTCAGGTGAGACCTAATCCAACCCCCTGCTCCCTTTTGGCTGCTGTACCACCATCCATCTCCACAGTTCATTTGCTGACTCGCTTGAAGAACAATTACTGGAGaggaaaatgcagtaaatgaatGGCCTGCTATTTTAATTAAAAGGGAGTAAGCTCTTAACCGTGGAAAGGCCATTAAATTAGAGGACATTAGACAGCTATGCATCACTGGAACAGGAAAAATGGAGCATGAAATAAATGGTGCATTCAGGAGAGCCATCATGCTACATAAAGATTTCCCTGTGATAAGCAAATGCAGTCCCACTCTCTGGGAATACAATGGGGATTTTTCACAGCACTGTGGCTGTGTAGCCCGTCTGGAAACGGACCCGGTCACTGGTCCATTTTCGCGACGGAAACGCCTTTTTCTTTCCTGCGGATCAATATATACCGGATCCGATTATACCGACAAGGGTACAATTTTGTTCCTCGTTGCTGAAAAACATGTCCCACTGTATATGGTGATGTATGGGGTCCATGAAATATGCATGAGCGCAGGGCTGCTCGGTGACCGCGCAATGCTAAACCCGCCACCGGCTGCGGTCTCGGTGGGCCGCGCCGTACCTGACTTCAATGCCGGCGTGTGGCAGGATCTCGCCGTCGCAGTTCCAGCAGCTGTGGGTGGGCATGCAGCCACATGCTGGGTGTTTCCTGCAAATCTGGCTGAAGAAGCGAGCGCGCCCGACGCCGTCGCCTTCcctcagctccagctccagctccgaCGCCGTCTCCTGGCACCGGGGTGTGAAGCGGAACTGCCGCACTCGGTACACCTCCACAAAGGGGTGGTCGAACTGCAGTACGGAGAAGGGCAcaagggaggagggaggagagttGGAGGGAGGAGACACACTCATCACTTCTCTGTGCCCAGTTCTACTCCAGGGCTTTTCATTCAGCTGAAGCAAGTGGCAGCAATTTCGTCCAGATTGTGCTTTATGAGCTCTACCATACTGCTTTATGAAGCTTTAAAGACCTGCCAACTTTGTATTTAAGCAAGGCGCAATGCACAATGAATATATTTAGTAGTCTCTTAATATTGATATTGCTTTAATGGCCTCTGAAGAGTGCTACATCTTGCCTTTGCCTGGGCTGATATCCACGGATTCGGAGCTAAAGCAGTCCAAAGGCGCGATTCAACCGTCAGAGTTAATCGGCCCCGCTGGAGCACTAGAACATTAAAGCATGTATTTTCTAAAGCATGTGTTTATAAAATGAAAGGTTGGACGAGAGGCACGACTTTGACATGACAAGTATTTGGAGGGTGGCTTTTTCCACACACTCTGCGGAGTTCATTGCTCCACCAACACCTGTCTCCGATTGTCGGGTCCTTTGTGGTGAGTTTGGACGCTAAAAACGTAGCTAACGAGGCAGGGAGCTTTTGCCTAGCGTAACGGTGAAGCCTGCCCAAAAGCAGCTGGGTCATCCAGCGAGATCTCTCGCCCTCTCTGGGTGCGGTGAATCATCCATGATGCAAAGCACCCAGGAGAGAGAGCTCCCTGACGAAACAGAACCACGATGAGCCACCGGCCTCCCCATGAGGCAAGCGGACAGACAGCTCCACTCCATTACCCCAAAGATACATCTACTATTTCTACCTTGCCGGATTTGTGGTGTATACATCAGATGCTTGCGGTCATTTGGTCTTCTTAGAGACCATGGCTTGGTGATAAGGGCTCCTGGTTTTACTGGATAACAGTAATATAAACGGTAGAAGGCTCCCATTCTGCTGCTTACTTGAATAAATCAAGTAACCTATGATTTGGCATGCTGGTGGCAGGGAGCCCTTTGCTTTTCGGCAGGCGCGCTGCGAGCCGAGCCACAGAGTTACGTCACCTGGTCGTCCTTGTTGGTGTGGCGCAGCAGGTGGCGGAAGAAGTCCAGGCGCGAGCACTTGTGCACCAGGATGAGGTCGACGGTGCCGTTGGCCAGGTGGGCGGAGGGCGACAGGCCTTTGGGACTGCGGGGGCACGCACAGCTCATGCACGCCGCGTTGATGGCCAGGAACTTGCCCCGGATCACCTGCCACGCCCCTTTTGcctctgaaacacacaacagGGGAGTTGTGTGCTCAGCTTCTTGATGCGTCTTTGTTTCTTCCTGACGAGTGGCGTGAATTATCTACCCTTCCTCAAAACACACCCAAGAGGAGTCGAGGTTTTTAACAGGGATGTTGAGCTTTCTCTGGGCAGTGATGGGAGTTCAGAACTAAACGGAGATGCGCTTATTCGAAATAATTCCCTTCATTACCGCTGTAATATTGCGTAAAAGAAAACTCATTTAATCTGCAATTGCATTAATAGCACTAATGGCAAattgtgaaatatatattttaaatgagtttttgttttcatgccaGGGACTCTAGAAGATGGATTTCCAAAACTAGTGTCTGTCAAACCAGAGAGGGATTGTATAGAATAATTTATTAGCGTGCCTCCATGTCTCAATACCACTAATATATGGGTTCTGTTAGCCCTGAAgtgattttctatttttaacAGAGAGATGATCTGCTAAGTCTAAGGGGAGGCATGACGTTTGTTCAATAACTGCTGTTATCCTGGGATCCATATCCATCCAGTGTTGCAGTTGAAAAGATGTgcagtaaaaaaagaaatatgaggCATTAAGGCTGCCTGCTTGTTTAGCCTCTGCAGCGACTGCAGTTTATATCATGAAGGTTTGGTTTTCAAGGTGAATTTACTCAAGAGTTTGTCAAAACGGTCAAACAGTAAGTGCTTTCGAGGATAACTGGAATCAGGGCAAAGAGGAAGAAGACTCGGCGGAATAGAGATCAAAGTGGTAGATGTACGGCCTGGTTCAGGGTGGTAATTCATTCTATCAACTTATCAAGGTTGTCTGAAGTGGTTTTAAGAACAGGGAAATTATTAAGTTTATAGAATTTATTAAGGGTCCAAAGGGATGTGGGTGCCAAGATATTTTAATGATGTAGAAGTCCATCAAAAGGGATATACCTAGACCACAGAATCCATTTCAAATGATTCAACAGTAGAACCTATTTTATTCAACTAGCTTTATGGGCTGGATTCCAGACTGTGGTTTACTGCTTCAATTTAGATTGAGGACTAGTCTTAGTCTGGGTAACCTGCCCTCCAGTTTGACTAACTATTTACCACCAAGAGACATACACATTGAGCCAAATGGATTCATTGTACGTGACCAAACAGGAAATATCTTTTTAATGAACGCCATTCAAATAGACTGCTGTGTGATCTGCAgtgataaaatgcaaaatgaggTCTCCCGTTGTTCTGAGTCATAAACATTGTGCACGGGAGAGATCTGCCAATGTTAGCGTGTCTCTGGAGATACGAAAAgccaatacattttaattggaAATCACTGATTAgacacttaaatacacaaaatgacaaaagagaCCTTTGGCTTGTGTTCATTTGCAGCCTTTCAAATGGCACACTTCCCTTCTAGGAAGCTCATTAGCACTCTCCCCTGTGCCAAAGTGGCAACTGCAGAGCTCCACTCCAAAcccaaagcaaacagaaagaaGGAGGTGCAGTAAAGGGTAGTAAATTGGAACGTGCTCGCCCTGCATGGCTGTGGTGGCATATTACTGATTAAGGACACTTAACTTTccccaaaacatacatacatacaaaactCCTACCTCCCAGTCATTTGGTCCTGCTAGAGAGTCTGCTCAACCTTGAGAAAATGCCCAGGAAGTGGCAATTAGAAAGAGGGAGGTCTGTGCCCGACTCTGTAAACAGCACTTCTCGGCAAGACGGGGAAAACGTTAGGACTGGAGAACCCACTTAGTCTCCCCGCTGCGGGCGGATGCGCGGGACCGCTCAGGAACCCTGCCCTACAGGCTCAGATACGTGTTAGTGTGCGGCGTGTGTCTGCGGGCCACGGCTCCTCACCGCCATCCAAGGCGCGGTCCTCCTTCCCGCACAGCCTCTTGTCCGCCGAGGGCTGCTGGCAGATATTACACCTAATGACAGAAGACATTACCCATCAGGCCTCGTCTCGGAGGCACACAGGAAAACAACCTGGAGCTTCACAGCTTACTTGCCTCGCTGCTAAAGCAAACACAGGGGATACCCCACGCGGTGGATTTGTTCGACTGAGACAACGGCCGTAAAACGGTGATCGTTAGATGGGTCTCGCCGTGACTGATAAACACTGGAAAATTAACTGTGCGTAAATGAGAAGAGGTGCGGGTTCTCACCCAGATCGGCACTGCAGTTTGTCTCTGGGAGTTCCGACGTTGCTGTCAGCAAGAAGAAAGGAGACGGTCCCCTCATAGTAGCGATGCGACAGAAACGTTTTAACACCTGGTCACAAAACACGAAAACTACGTTTAAATGCGGGTCTCCCCTTCGTTTCCATTTCTGTCCCAATACGTGGACTTGCTGGTGGGGGTTTTACTGACCGGAGAGGTCATAGCGAGCCGGTCCCATCCAGCGCTTCCTCTCGCTGTCCGTCAGCATGTCGCCATAGAAACCATACCCAAGCAGCGAGACGGAATAGCGGAGGAAGGTGTCATCGGCGCGAATGGAGCAGACATCCATCGGCTGGGAATCACCTGTGGAAATCACAGCCCGTAGGCCTCGGAAGTGTCCTTCGAGCCATTACGCGTTTTATAAGAGCACGCCTGCCGGCTCTGTTGGGTGGCAGGCGTTCCCTTGTTTTTGTACCAATGAGTGTTGTGGTTTCCTAGAGCATTTGTTGTTGGGCAGCAAAACATGAATGACATCCCTTGACAAGTACACAGAGTCCTCCATCCTACGGCTGTACTGAATATGGGGGTATATGTATGGTCTGTGGCCCAGTCCTCTAGCATACAGCTCATTTATACTCAGTTAGGCCCTAATCATCTATTAATAGAGCTTGGGGTAACGTAATGTGGTTTAAAcggaaaaaagcaaacaagtattttttaaaagtatcagGGTGTTTTGGGCTCGTGTGCCTACTCACCCACAACGATATGCAGAGCGGAGGTCACGGGGTCATTGGAGCCTACCGTAGCATAGCATACGCAGTCGGTAGAACCTGTAGCGCACACGCACGTCATGGGTCAGGGTATCAGTGCATTACAGCAACTCTAAAATAACCATCTCACTGAACGAGCTCCGTTTGAGGGTCAAACTAGGAAAATCTGACTCGCGTTCCTTGTCTCTTGTAATTCTGCTTTGCACTGCTGTGAAGCTGGAAAAACTGAGCTGTtgggaaagtttttttttaaccaaatatTAGCGGAAGCAGCATGGGTGGTCATTTTCCTGTCTCCATGCTGCACACATTTTTAACTGACTCACAGAGGCGTGAAGGAAAGCACCTTTAGCAGCGAGGCACTGCTGTTTCCAGAGATGAGATTTCAGATGactctgccccccccaccccacccccttgcTGTGCCTTGCTTTGTAATAAAATTCTCCTGCCTCACAATAGAAATAACCCAGTGAGAGTAGAGGTAAGCACACAGCTAGCACCATCTGTATGAACACCTAGCTGGTTGTTTCAGCCTTCCACTTTTTGTTCCTTAAGGGACAAAATGCACAGTTCTAGCAGACACAATGACCTGAACAGATAAACCCATCTAAACAATAAATTcctgaatttcatgccatttcatttgtttgaattCCTCTTAACTACCCATTTACCTCACTGAGATTATTATAGGAACCCCTTTGTTAAAGATCCACCCAATTAACTGAATCCAATGGGAACAGAAAGCAGCGTGACAATAAGTGCTCTCTAGACTGGTAGTTCACGTTGAGATGTGGTGCTCCGTAGGCAGAATTCTGATCTAGAGCAAGAACTTTACACCCCCAGTAAGGAGCTTTTTGCTCTCATCTCATCGATGTAACCTGGAATATACTTATATACATTATGAGAAGCTGTGAGCCATTAACGAAGTTTGTGGCTTCACTGATTTCCAGTTTCCCAGTTCATAATGTTACATTTCTGGTTTCGTTCATTGAATCTTTACCAAAACTTGACTAGGCTCACCAATATATTActaatatatgtaatgtatacAAGAAGGACCGCAAGTGCTTccgtgtgcagtgtgtagacAAGAGGCTGTTCCTCATCCCGCCAGCAGAACTGTGATCAGTCGCTTGCATGAGACCCTGGCGGGGTAATGCATGTCACAGCTGTGGACTGTATGATGACGTGGCAAATGTCATGCACCGTGTGGCCACTCAGCGGAACGGGGCAAGTGATGGATACTTCAGGCCCCCTGGACACGCTGTCAGAGccaggggtgtgtgagagacagagctggAGTCTGCAGACATGCTTCCCCACTTCTGGAAGCAGATGTGTGAGGGGTGGGCTGCGCTCACCTGCAGGAATGATCCCGACACGCAAGCTGCACTCCACTAGAGTCTCGCCAGAGCAGTTCTGGTCCGCGCCGGTGTCGCGCTGCGTCCGGGAGATCAGGCCGTGCATGACCTCACTGAACATGCCGTCTCCTCCGACGCAGACAATCCTGGCGATTAGACAGAAACGGAGTGTGAGTGCTCCTCTCTGGGCGGAAGGAGAGCTGCTCTGGGACTGCGCTTACTCTCGCGGAAGCTGCTACGCCATGACGCACCGAAACAAAAGCTGGTGCCGGAAGACTCCAGCCTGAGGTGCGTGGCCCCCCCTAGCCGGGCCTTGATGGCCATTCTACGCTGTCAAAGCTCATCTAGCCTTTGCTGTGGGGAGGGTGAGCGCCTCGCCGCGTGAATTAGGAGTGGTGTGCCCGCCATGGTCCCCGCTAGCTCCCACTCACCCATCATACTTCTGTAGGTCGGCCTCCGTCTTCAAGTGGTCCCTGGCGTGATTTGCGCGCTCAGTCACTATGGAAATACAGACAAAGCCACGGTGAGTGCTCCtggggtggagagggtgggggttgggggcaCATGATTATCTCCATCTGCTAGTAAAAACGCTGTTCTGCCAGAGGCCTGACGGAGACGATCGATCACACCGCACGAGACGATAAGCCGCAGCCACGGAGCAAACATTTCTGGAGCGCCTTTCATTACAAGGCTCAGCCTGTCGGGGCTGACAGCAGACGGCAACACGTGGGGATGCCCTTGAAACGGATGGCCGGCGGAGGGCTTCTCGCGGACGGTGACGACGACGCCATATGGCAAAGGAGATATGTGGAGCTTATTAAAGAGTCCGTCAGGCAGCTCGCTCGTCTTCCCTAATGAAGCCGTTTGAGTGGCTTTCGTCCAGGCATCGCGATGGAGCCAAGCAGAAACAAATACCTTTAAGTTAGTGCTGGACAGGCACTGGCTCTTGTGCAGTTAAATATGACCATGTGCTGCCAATGTTCCACCCCCCGCCTGGGTCCAGCCCTCGGCCATCgcagaaaaaaaacctgatgaAGAATTGCCCCCTGTTTATTAACTAATAGAGGTCTTATCACGACCTTGGGTGACGGATCGACCTGTAACTAAAATGCGGCTATTTGCCAGTAAAGGTTTGTTTGCGgtgcatttgttatttaaatgttaacGTGGGCGGCTGATGGGTGCTCACCGATCACGTCGGTGGAAATGGAGGCGCGGCAGAAGATTGGAGCCACTTTCTGCTCATAAATCCTTTTCCCGCGCTGTTTTCCTCCATAGGGATTTATGTAGACCAGCAAGCGCTTGGGGCGAGTAGCTGCAGGCAGAGAGATGAGGGGTCGTTATGAAACAACAGCTTTTTAATTTATGCAACCATTGCATTTTCTGATCGCCTACAACCTCGCGGAGTTTTCACGGGCAAACAAACCTTATCGCATTTGACAAGTTTGAATAAAGCTCTAAAAACTGCAGCAGGAACCAAGACACTGAGGGCCACCTTTGCAAATGAAACCTGACTAAACTGCACCTTAATTCTGAATTAATGAAGACTAGAAAGAGCTTTATTGCTTAGTCTCTACTTTACAAATAGTGTGCAAGAGAAAATGACATTGTTTATCCAAACGTCAGTTCTCCTCAGAGGTTGACCCTCACTTTACCCTTTAATTCCCCATTTCTCAAACCCAATATTCCTTCTGCATTCAATTCACACATATTACAGGCATTCTTGTGTGCCGTTGTTGTAAACAGGTAATTCATTCTCAAATCTTAGCCTAGGACATTGTAACTGGAGAAATATGTCAACAAGTGTTAATGAATGTATGACTTATGTATTAATGAAGATTTTTAGTGTAACCCAGACTAAGACAGCCATTAAATTATCCTTGAAGGCATCAATGAACCAGTGCAACACTTAATACAACAAACGTATTTAAAGCTGCATTATTAGGACAGAGTAATTaaatgaaaagcacacacacacacacacacacacacacacacacacacacatacatatacacacacggcTTCCCTAATAGTGatacttttaataaacatgCAAGGACGGTTCCAGAAGTGCATTTAAGGACATACTCAGGAGTGCGAGCTGCTCCTTGATGGCTTGGAGCCACTGCAGACACAGTCTGCTCTCTGTGCAACGGAAGGTGACTTCACTGCACTGCCAGCGGTGCTTCCTGCCCCTCTCCACGTAGGACACTGCAGTCAGAAGGGCAGAGAAGGTAATGCAATTATGCTGGAAACGTGCCTACTGGAGAACCCAGGGAAAGGCAACTCGCATGGCCCGCGTCACCCGAGCTTGCTCTACCCGGGCCGATGAAACTCAAGCTAGGCAGCTCCCTTACCAGTTAGGGCTTTAACCCCCTGATGAAATGAGAGCGTGAGCGTGACTGCTGGCTTTCTAGGACGCTTGCGTACCTGTGAAGGCATGCTGGTTACATTCAGCTGGGCTCCGAGGAGCACTCCGCCGTTCCCCCGTGTCTGCGCCGGGGTCCTCCCCCTCCGTCTCCTGGACGGCTACGATCTCGCACAGGGGCACGCATCGGCCGCCTGCTGAAATAAAGCATCCGGCGGTTATTAACCTGCAGTAACATTGACATTTCACAACGGAAGAGCAAGAGTTGTTTGTGAACTTTAATGATATGATGACCATAAAGGGAGAGATAAGGTGGCAGGCATTGGGCAAGGCTTGGGCAAGTTCCTGAACGATGAGCGCTGTTCTCTCAAATGGAAACGAAAGTCACAAATATTAGTCTTCCTTTCCTGTAGATTGGCCCATGCTTGCTGAAATGGGCTCCTCTCTTATTGCCTCTTGCGCTGTGACACTGCACAATATTAATTACCGTCTACGTCTCATTCAAGCGGCTATCCCTCTTGGAGGTCTCTTGAATGTCACCCTGAGGCCCCGAGCTATACATCAGGCAGGGTTCTTACACAGAGGCTCTTACTGCGAGAGCCAATGAGCTTAGCCAGCTTAAAGAGAACAGAAATAAGGAAGAAGAACTTATGCTAAGATGactctcacccctcccccatctaTAATCTCAAGAATAGTGTGTCATGTTAGTGTGCTAAAGCAACCATCATGGTatgacaaaacaaaccaaaacgtGGGTCTGAGCTCGTGCAGGTGCCGCAAGTTTAAGCGTCTTGTTTTACTGCTGAACAAACATAAGAACAAGACAaggtttttggtgttttttgccTCGCCACTGCAGATGTTTTTAAGCTCTGACCTATTCTTTTCAGTTTGTCCACTGTATTCAGCATCATATCTAGTGACTGGAACATGATGCTATACTGAAATGTCTACATgaaaagcatcttttttttaagcCTGTGGGGGGGGGAAGCAGTGGTTCTACCATTTCAGTCAGAAAATACAAACTATAACAGCACTGGGCAGACAGCCTTGTCCAGTTACTTACAGAACAATGATGTAGTCTTTATCAAAAATGCTTCCTCATGCTGGCGTAATGGGTTACTTTTAAGAAAACCGAGTCCAATGCCCTGggcaaagcaggaaaaaaaagtgtcagtaaaGGGATTCTATTTGCTCTCgagtttctttttgttcagCACTCAGCGAATCGGTCAAGAGGCGAGTCTTCAGCCTTTCATTGAACACGGCCAGTATCCCAGCTGCATGGACAGCCAGGGAAAGCTCTTTCTAGCACCt
Encoded here:
- the cerk gene encoding ceramide kinase isoform X2, producing METQPRALCSQLTSQHGLCDVTLTGAFLSWKEAETCRRRAAGHAYDPRKAGAFKKGGRCVPLCEIVAVQETEGEDPGADTGERRSAPRSPAECNQHAFTVSYVERGRKHRWQCSEVTFRCTESRLCLQWLQAIKEQLALLTTRPKRLLVYINPYGGKQRGKRIYEQKVAPIFCRASISTDVIVTERANHARDHLKTEADLQKYDGIVCVGGDGMFSEVMHGLISRTQRDTGADQNCSGETLVECSLRVGIIPAGSTDCVCYATVGSNDPVTSALHIVVGDSQPMDVCSIRADDTFLRYSVSLLGYGFYGDMLTDSERKRWMGPARYDLSGVKTFLSHRYYEGTVSFLLADSNVGTPRDKLQCRSGCNICQQPSADKRLCGKEDRALDGEAKGAWQVIRGKFLAINAACMSCACPRSPKGLSPSAHLANGTVDLILVHKCSRLDFFRHLLRHTNKDDQFDHPFVEVYRVRQFRFTPRCQETASELELELREGDGVGRARFFSQICRKHPACGCMPTHSCWNCDGEILPHAGIEVRVHCQLIKLFARGIEEQTVFDDPYTLCAI
- the cerk gene encoding ceramide kinase isoform X4; this translates as METQPRALCSQLTSQHGLCDVTLTGAFLSWKEAETCRRRAAGHAYDPRKAGGRCVPLCEIVAVQETEGEDPGADTGERRSAPRSPAECNQHAFTVSYVERGRKHRWQCSEVTFRCTESRLCLQWLQAIKEQLALLTTRPKRLLVYINPYGGKQRGKRIYEQKVAPIFCRASISTDVIVTERANHARDHLKTEADLQKYDGIVCVGGDGMFSEVMHGLISRTQRDTGADQNCSGETLVECSLRVGIIPAGSTDCVCYATVGSNDPVTSALHIVVGDSQPMDVCSIRADDTFLRYSVSLLGYGFYGDMLTDSERKRWMGPARYDLSGVKTFLSHRYYEGTVSFLLADSNVGTPRDKLQCRSGCNICQQPSADKRLCGKEDRALDGEAKGAWQVIRGKFLAINAACMSCACPRSPKGLSPSAHLANGTVDLILVHKCSRLDFFRHLLRHTNKDDQFDHPFVEVYRVRQFRFTPRCQETASELELELREGDGVGRARFFSQICRKHPACGCMPTHSCWNCDGEILPHAGIEVRVHCQLIKLFARGIEEQTVFDDPYTLCAI
- the cerk gene encoding ceramide kinase isoform X3 — its product is METQPRALCSQLTSQHGLCDVTLTGAFLSWKEAETCRRRAAGHAYDPRKAAGGRCVPLCEIVAVQETEGEDPGADTGERRSAPRSPAECNQHAFTVSYVERGRKHRWQCSEVTFRCTESRLCLQWLQAIKEQLALLTTRPKRLLVYINPYGGKQRGKRIYEQKVAPIFCRASISTDVIVTERANHARDHLKTEADLQKYDGIVCVGGDGMFSEVMHGLISRTQRDTGADQNCSGETLVECSLRVGIIPAGSTDCVCYATVGSNDPVTSALHIVVGDSQPMDVCSIRADDTFLRYSVSLLGYGFYGDMLTDSERKRWMGPARYDLSGVKTFLSHRYYEGTVSFLLADSNVGTPRDKLQCRSGCNICQQPSADKRLCGKEDRALDGEAKGAWQVIRGKFLAINAACMSCACPRSPKGLSPSAHLANGTVDLILVHKCSRLDFFRHLLRHTNKDDQFDHPFVEVYRVRQFRFTPRCQETASELELELREGDGVGRARFFSQICRKHPACGCMPTHSCWNCDGEILPHAGIEVRVHCQLIKLFARGIEEQTVFDDPYTLCAI
- the cerk gene encoding ceramide kinase isoform X1, with the protein product METQPRALCSQLTSQHGLCDVTLTGAFLSWKEAETCRRRAAGHAYDPRKAGAFKKAGGRCVPLCEIVAVQETEGEDPGADTGERRSAPRSPAECNQHAFTVSYVERGRKHRWQCSEVTFRCTESRLCLQWLQAIKEQLALLTTRPKRLLVYINPYGGKQRGKRIYEQKVAPIFCRASISTDVIVTERANHARDHLKTEADLQKYDGIVCVGGDGMFSEVMHGLISRTQRDTGADQNCSGETLVECSLRVGIIPAGSTDCVCYATVGSNDPVTSALHIVVGDSQPMDVCSIRADDTFLRYSVSLLGYGFYGDMLTDSERKRWMGPARYDLSGVKTFLSHRYYEGTVSFLLADSNVGTPRDKLQCRSGCNICQQPSADKRLCGKEDRALDGEAKGAWQVIRGKFLAINAACMSCACPRSPKGLSPSAHLANGTVDLILVHKCSRLDFFRHLLRHTNKDDQFDHPFVEVYRVRQFRFTPRCQETASELELELREGDGVGRARFFSQICRKHPACGCMPTHSCWNCDGEILPHAGIEVRVHCQLIKLFARGIEEQTVFDDPYTLCAI
- the cerk gene encoding ceramide kinase isoform X5 yields the protein METQPRALCSQLTSQHGLCDVTLTGAFLSWKEAETCRRRAAGHAYDPRKAGAFKKAGGRCVPLCEIVAVQETEGEDPGADTGERRSAPRSPAECNQHAFTVSYVERGRKHRWQCSEVTFRCTESRLCLQWLQAIKEQLALLTTRPKRLLVYINPYGGKQRGKRIYEQKVAPIFCRASISTDVIVTERANHARDHLKTEADLQKYDGIVCVGGDGMFSEVMHGLISRTQRDTGADQNCSGETLVECSLRVGIIPAGSTDCVCYATVGSNDPVTSALHIVVGDSQPMDVCSIRADDTFLRYSVSLLGYGFYGDMLTDSERKRWMGPARYDLSGVKTFLSHRYYEGTVSFLLADSNVGTPRDKLQCRSGCNICQQPSADKRLCGKEDRALDGVRPPLCGGVPSAAVPLHTPVPGDGVGAGAGAEGRRRRRARSLLQPDLQETPSMWLHAHPQLLELRRRDPATRRH